A genome region from Thermoanaerobacterium xylanolyticum LX-11 includes the following:
- a CDS encoding nitroreductase family protein yields the protein MDAIELLKDRRSCRNFLDIPIDDDVLNDILEVGLNAASGGNTQPCTIIKIRDKVKKSKLKDLLGQNFIEKCDTVLVFLLDFYKQKRWCEISMAPYGRNRSFLEFIISLEDVMCVAQSIECACTLKGIGSVYLGTPNLRYEEIKELLELPELTIPVLAMCLGNVKGKINSRKKLQKDAVIFDDKYKKLSDDEIERYYEEKYQNSNTYINDKNSYLIDDLYRIASMVNGKNFADKVKANVEKNGYINPAQKLFGLHYNPTEMIGMNQWIWNFFKEQGFDFLDDTFHVDRLDVK from the coding sequence ATGGATGCAATTGAATTGTTAAAGGATAGGAGAAGCTGCAGAAATTTTTTGGATATTCCCATAGACGATGACGTTTTAAATGACATATTAGAAGTTGGTTTAAATGCCGCCAGCGGAGGCAATACTCAGCCATGCACTATAATTAAGATAAGGGATAAAGTTAAAAAGTCAAAGCTTAAAGATTTGCTTGGACAGAATTTTATTGAAAAATGCGACACTGTCTTAGTATTTCTTTTGGATTTTTATAAGCAAAAAAGATGGTGCGAAATAAGTATGGCACCTTATGGGCGGAATAGATCTTTTTTGGAATTTATAATCTCTTTAGAAGATGTAATGTGTGTTGCACAAAGCATTGAATGTGCATGCACTTTAAAAGGTATAGGCAGTGTTTACTTAGGTACGCCAAATCTACGCTATGAGGAAATAAAAGAGCTTTTAGAATTGCCAGAGCTTACTATACCTGTATTAGCTATGTGCCTTGGGAATGTAAAAGGTAAAATAAATTCCAGAAAAAAGCTTCAAAAAGATGCAGTCATTTTTGACGATAAGTACAAAAAATTAAGCGATGACGAAATTGAAAGATATTATGAAGAAAAATACCAAAACAGCAATACGTACATAAATGACAAAAACAGCTATTTGATAGATGATCTTTACAGAATCGCTTCAATGGTTAACGGAAAGAACTTTGCAGACAAAGTAAAAGCAAATGTTGAAAAAAACGGTTATATAAATCCAGCACAAAAATTATTTGGCCTTCATTATAATCCTACGGAAATGATAGGTATGAATCAATGGATATGGAACTTTTTCAAAGAACAAGGCTTTGATTTTTTAGATGATACATTTCATGTAGACCGACTGGATGTAAAATAA
- a CDS encoding transposase: MFKENKDHLQQKMFTSEFWMDKRVFERLSNSWAPLYYEHVFCKINEKLFAPLYTQNTGRPNFPVNILLSLEYFKHIYDYTDEELINQFYYNVQIAFAMGIKNVGEINLGIRTLYYFRKHVYEYILKHPQEEDLIFGQFIKLMKEFSLKAGVMTDKQRMDSTLISSNIKKAGRLALALDVLEKAIKKVPHEFLSDKLKEVTKEGYTRTLLYKTKSSEIENRLEHVIDLCVELKEIIQGNENLSSNNELLLLERLLNEQTVKNASEKGYKIKRGKDIAGNSLQSAYDIDATYRKKAEKQSSGYVLNISETCDNNNEIQLITDYVVEKNIVSDVEIINSRLEIIKENTGCKEIVVDGGYYGKRTFDTSKDHGIIIKYTDMTGGKPDENKTSVLEFKLDEDNKILRCPANIEPLDSYVANGASTAHFIKSDCEVCEKKEFCIAKPHKDLNTVRIEHDTIKAEKTRSEIETNKKTNVSSRAAIEGTISELKRKHGADETRVRGLIKTRIVEGLKITACNIKRFIIYMQEKRTKVVKDATYFGIPVSQT, encoded by the coding sequence ATGTTTAAAGAAAATAAAGATCATTTACAACAAAAAATGTTTACTAGTGAATTCTGGATGGATAAACGAGTATTTGAAAGGCTTTCAAACAGTTGGGCACCATTGTATTATGAACATGTATTTTGTAAAATTAATGAGAAACTTTTTGCACCCCTTTATACACAAAATACGGGAAGACCTAACTTTCCTGTCAATATACTTTTGTCCTTAGAGTATTTTAAACATATTTACGATTATACTGACGAAGAGCTTATTAACCAATTTTACTATAATGTTCAGATTGCCTTTGCAATGGGTATAAAAAACGTTGGTGAAATAAATCTTGGAATAAGGACATTATACTACTTTAGAAAACATGTTTATGAGTATATATTGAAACACCCTCAGGAAGAAGATTTAATATTCGGTCAGTTTATAAAACTAATGAAAGAATTTTCGTTAAAAGCTGGTGTAATGACCGATAAACAAAGGATGGATTCCACATTGATTAGTTCGAACATTAAGAAAGCAGGAAGATTAGCACTTGCACTTGACGTTTTGGAAAAGGCAATAAAAAAAGTTCCACATGAATTTTTAAGTGACAAACTTAAAGAAGTAACAAAAGAAGGATATACCAGGACCTTATTGTACAAAACAAAGAGCTCGGAAATTGAAAACAGGCTTGAACATGTTATTGACTTATGTGTGGAATTAAAGGAAATTATTCAAGGTAACGAAAATTTATCAAGCAATAATGAATTATTACTTCTTGAGAGATTGTTAAACGAGCAGACGGTTAAAAATGCCAGTGAGAAAGGATATAAAATAAAAAGAGGCAAAGATATTGCCGGCAATTCCCTTCAGTCTGCATATGATATAGATGCGACATATAGAAAAAAAGCAGAAAAGCAAAGCAGCGGTTATGTACTAAATATTTCCGAAACCTGCGACAATAATAATGAAATTCAATTAATTACAGATTATGTAGTTGAAAAAAACATTGTCAGTGATGTAGAAATAATTAATAGTCGACTGGAAATCATAAAAGAAAATACTGGATGTAAAGAAATTGTTGTTGATGGTGGATATTACGGTAAAAGAACTTTTGATACATCTAAAGATCATGGAATAATAATCAAATATACAGATATGACCGGAGGAAAGCCTGATGAAAATAAAACTAGTGTTTTGGAATTTAAGCTTGATGAGGACAATAAAATACTCCGGTGTCCTGCAAACATAGAACCTTTAGACAGTTACGTTGCCAATGGAGCATCAACAGCACATTTTATAAAAAGTGATTGTGAAGTATGCGAAAAAAAAGAATTTTGTATTGCCAAACCACATAAAGATCTTAATACAGTAAGGATAGAGCACGACACCATAAAAGCAGAAAAAACAAGATCTGAAATTGAAACCAACAAGAAAACAAATGTAAGCAGCAGAGCAGCAATAGAGGGAACAATATCTGAATTAAAAAGAAAACATGGTGCAGATGAAACACGGGTTAGAGGTTTAATAAAAACACGGATAGTTGAGGGTTTAAAAATAACGGCATGTAATATAAAAAGATTTATCATATACATGCAGGAAAAGAGGACAAAAGTGGTAAAGGATGCCACTTATTTTGGCATACCTGTTTCACAGACATAG
- a CDS encoding transposase has translation MNKSYLKQMLIYFSKIYHLGEKINTLKDKRAKSSVKISTVTFVVLFGFMLQIRSFNRLEHWLKKGKFKKVLPKKTKIPRIDTIRRVLSNFDLDGLNELNNSIIKTSTKNKVFRKGTIDGLKVVAIDGVELFESTNKCCDNCLTRVQKDGITHYFHRSVICASVGSDPHLIIGQEMLEPKRDASDKDEGEITAGKRLIRKLHKEFHHFADIIVADALYCKSTWIKEVLSIGMDAVVRVKDERLNIVKDALGLFKCREADKEWTVKKKSNNYIKIKAWDEDNFQMPNSDIEVRFIKFIEEIHSSSKVETKESWIITTSKVTSVETLWKIIHKRWEIENNAFHQLKTEWHLNHCFMHSPEGVETVLMFIIIAFNLMQLYFFRCIRNFREKHMLQIDIIEDIKDEIFIIETGWSNPLFVKT, from the coding sequence ATGAACAAAAGTTATTTAAAACAAATGCTTATTTACTTCTCTAAGATATACCATCTTGGAGAAAAAATCAATACCCTAAAAGATAAAAGAGCAAAATCTTCAGTAAAAATTTCAACAGTTACCTTTGTAGTATTATTTGGATTTATGCTTCAAATAAGGAGTTTTAATAGGTTGGAACATTGGCTTAAAAAAGGTAAATTTAAAAAAGTATTACCTAAAAAGACTAAAATTCCTCGTATTGACACTATTAGGCGTGTTTTAAGTAATTTTGATTTAGATGGCTTAAATGAACTTAATAATAGTATAATCAAGACAAGTACAAAAAATAAGGTTTTTAGAAAAGGAACTATAGATGGACTAAAAGTTGTTGCAATAGATGGTGTAGAGTTATTTGAAAGCACTAATAAGTGCTGTGATAATTGTCTTACACGAGTCCAAAAGGACGGGATTACTCATTACTTTCATAGGTCAGTAATATGTGCATCTGTAGGTTCTGATCCACATCTTATCATAGGTCAGGAAATGCTTGAACCAAAAAGAGATGCTTCAGATAAAGACGAAGGAGAAATCACAGCAGGCAAGCGTCTAATTAGAAAATTGCATAAAGAATTTCATCATTTTGCAGACATTATAGTAGCTGATGCATTATATTGCAAATCTACTTGGATTAAAGAAGTATTATCAATAGGGATGGATGCAGTAGTAAGGGTTAAAGATGAAAGACTTAATATAGTTAAGGATGCACTTGGTTTATTCAAGTGTCGAGAAGCAGATAAAGAATGGACTGTTAAGAAAAAAAGTAACAATTATATTAAAATAAAGGCCTGGGACGAAGACAATTTTCAAATGCCTAATTCCGACATAGAAGTAAGGTTTATAAAATTTATAGAGGAGATACATAGCTCAAGCAAAGTAGAAACAAAAGAATCATGGATAATAACTACCTCTAAAGTTACTTCAGTAGAAACTCTATGGAAAATAATACATAAAAGATGGGAAATTGAAAACAATGCTTTTCATCAACTAAAAACAGAATGGCACTTAAATCACTGTTTTATGCACAGTCCTGAGGGTGTAGAAACTGTGTTAATGTTTATAATAATAGCATTTAATTTGATGCAATTATATTTCTTCAGGTGTATAAGAAATTTTAGGGAAAAGCATATGCTTCAAATAGATATTATTGAAGATATAAAAGATGAGATATTTATCATAGAAACTGGATGGAGTAATCCACTGTTTGTGAAGACATAA
- a CDS encoding zinc-ribbon domain-containing protein: MYQDKTLVCKDCGAEFVWTAGEQEFYAQKGFQNAPVRCKACRDAKKQRNNQFNSRRGRVAGANK, encoded by the coding sequence ATGTATCAAGACAAGACATTGGTCTGCAAAGACTGTGGGGCAGAATTCGTGTGGACTGCCGGCGAACAAGAATTTTATGCTCAGAAAGGATTTCAAAATGCGCCAGTAAGGTGCAAAGCATGCAGAGATGCTAAAAAGCAGAGAAACAATCAGTTTAACTCCAGGAGAGGAAGAGTTGCTGGAGCAAATAAGTAA
- the flgN gene encoding flagellar export chaperone FlgN, producing the protein MVSDVKKLIELAEKKLNYLNEMLKLNNQLNIAINSQKLDDIKNILEKKQNIIESIDEIDSEFLPMYNLYKKVNRIDSIFNTPSNSADKSVLKGILIDIKGTLEKIKEVEDKNLEDINCAFKNLEEKISDISKGKKGYIEYLKYYTPGSYFVDKKR; encoded by the coding sequence ATGGTAAGCGATGTAAAAAAATTGATAGAGTTGGCTGAAAAAAAATTAAATTATTTGAATGAAATGCTTAAATTAAACAATCAGTTAAACATAGCTATAAATTCACAAAAGCTTGATGACATAAAGAACATATTGGAGAAAAAGCAAAACATCATAGAAAGCATTGATGAGATAGACAGTGAATTTTTGCCTATGTACAATCTGTACAAAAAGGTAAATAGGATTGACAGCATTTTTAATACGCCCAGTAATAGTGCAGATAAAAGCGTGTTAAAGGGAATACTGATAGATATAAAGGGTACATTAGAAAAAATAAAAGAAGTCGAAGATAAAAATTTAGAGGATATAAACTGCGCTTTTAAAAATCTGGAAGAAAAAATAAGCGACATATCAAAAGGTAAAAAAGGATATATAGAGTATCTTAAGTATTATACACCTGGCAGCTATTTTGTAGATAAGAAGCGCTAA
- the fliS gene encoding flagellar export chaperone FliS, translating to MIDPYMEYKRNSVMTASPEELVLMLYNGIIRFANEAKQAIDDKNIEKAHNSITRAQDIVLELMATLDMQYDISKNLYSIYDFISRRLIDANLKKDKKPLDEVISLITELRDTWGEAMGKVRAKVYSKG from the coding sequence ATGATCGATCCGTATATGGAGTACAAGCGAAATTCTGTCATGACAGCAAGCCCGGAAGAATTGGTCTTGATGCTCTACAATGGAATTATTCGCTTTGCAAATGAAGCGAAACAAGCGATAGATGATAAAAACATCGAAAAAGCTCATAACAGCATAACAAGAGCGCAGGACATAGTATTAGAGCTTATGGCTACTCTTGACATGCAGTATGATATATCGAAAAATCTTTACAGCATCTATGACTTTATTTCAAGAAGGTTGATAGATGCCAATTTAAAAAAAGATAAAAAGCCGTTAGACGAAGTGATATCTTTGATAACAGAGCTTAGAGATACATGGGGAGAAGCTATGGGAAAAGTTCGAGCAAAAGTATATTCTAAAGGTTGA
- the fliD gene encoding flagellar filament capping protein FliD, which yields MDPITMQNSTTSNLLRISGLASGINTDQIVSQLMQAASQPLYQLEQQKQWLQWQQEDLQDINTKLLTLRDNTLFSMKLQGTYLAKTVSSNTSIATATAGVNAVNGTYQLNVNQLATGATSASTAAIGAYTNNSDGSVTYNPLISSDVTIRLNNNSITFKAGSTINDIVSTINSVSSTTHVNATYDTTTDRLFLITNSTGSSSKIDFSGTDSTGLTFLTSTLKLGFNSSSYTGTAAYTTYTGSGTSISINGTQINISTNEDINSIISDINNNVSSVNASVDSNGVITISSKNGSQVSISGDYDFLLNNLHLPFSQGTDASFSFNGVNMTTSTNNVSVAGININLTGEGKTTLSVQTDTDTIYNSIKSFVDAYNDVITTINSKLTEQRYYDYQPLTDDQKKQMTQDDITAWQQKARSGDLSGNDNLTSIYYSMRTAISGTVTATDGTQMTLSSIGITTGQWYEGGKLYIDDTKLKNAIQNNPQEVMDLFTKITESTTDVNATPGSSSSDGIAARLYYIVNNGINSITQEAGGGQYQLYDNSFLGQQINDLNQRMSDMQDQLNTLEQQYYDQFTQLETYMSQMNSQSQWLSQQLNG from the coding sequence ATGGATCCTATTACAATGCAAAACTCTACTACCAGCAACTTGCTTAGAATAAGCGGACTTGCATCAGGAATTAATACTGATCAAATCGTGAGTCAGCTTATGCAGGCTGCGAGTCAGCCCCTTTATCAATTGGAGCAGCAAAAGCAGTGGCTTCAGTGGCAGCAAGAGGACCTTCAGGACATAAATACAAAGCTTTTGACACTAAGGGACAATACACTGTTTAGCATGAAGTTGCAAGGGACATATCTTGCTAAGACGGTTTCATCAAATACCTCAATTGCGACGGCTACAGCAGGTGTAAATGCTGTAAATGGGACATATCAATTAAATGTTAATCAATTGGCGACAGGAGCAACTTCTGCCAGCACTGCTGCCATTGGTGCTTACACGAATAATTCTGATGGTAGTGTGACTTATAATCCTTTAATAAGCTCGGATGTCACAATTCGATTAAATAACAATAGTATTACATTCAAAGCAGGATCAACTATAAACGATATTGTTTCAACAATTAATAGCGTATCAAGTACAACCCACGTTAATGCGACTTATGATACGACCACAGATAGACTATTCTTAATAACAAATTCAACAGGTTCAAGTTCAAAGATTGATTTTAGCGGTACAGATTCTACAGGACTTACATTCTTGACAAGTACATTGAAATTAGGTTTCAATTCCAGTTCATACACTGGAACAGCAGCGTATACTACATATACTGGAAGTGGCACAAGCATATCAATAAATGGTACACAAATAAATATATCAACTAATGAAGATATTAATAGTATAATTAGTGATATAAACAACAATGTTTCTTCTGTAAATGCAAGTGTTGATAGCAATGGTGTTATAACAATAAGTAGCAAAAATGGTTCACAGGTTAGTATATCTGGAGATTATGATTTTTTGTTGAATAATCTTCATTTGCCATTTTCTCAAGGTACAGATGCTTCATTTTCATTTAATGGAGTCAACATGACTACTTCGACAAACAATGTATCTGTTGCAGGTATCAATATAAATCTTACAGGGGAAGGCAAAACAACCCTCTCTGTTCAAACAGATACAGATACGATCTACAATAGTATTAAAAGCTTTGTGGATGCGTATAACGATGTGATCACAACTATAAATTCAAAGTTGACAGAGCAAAGGTATTATGACTATCAACCATTGACAGATGATCAAAAGAAGCAGATGACGCAAGACGACATTACCGCGTGGCAGCAGAAAGCCAGAAGCGGTGATTTAAGTGGAAATGACAATCTTACATCCATATATTACAGCATGAGGACAGCCATATCAGGTACTGTAACAGCTACTGATGGCACACAGATGACATTAAGTTCTATAGGGATAACTACAGGTCAATGGTATGAAGGTGGTAAGCTCTACATAGATGATACGAAACTTAAAAATGCTATACAAAATAATCCGCAGGAAGTCATGGATCTTTTTACGAAAATAACGGAATCTACTACGGATGTAAATGCTACACCTGGCTCAAGTTCAAGTGATGGAATAGCTGCAAGGCTTTACTACATAGTCAATAATGGCATAAACTCTATAACACAAGAAGCTGGTGGGGGGCAGTATCAGCTATATGATAATAGCTTTTTGGGTCAGCAGATAAATGACTTAAATCAGAGGATGTCGGACATGCAAGACCAGTTGAATACATTAGAGCAACAATATTATGATCAGTTTACGCAATTAGAGACGTACATGTCGCAGATGAATTCTCAAAGCCAATGGCTAAGTCAGCAGCTTAATGGATAG
- a CDS encoding flagellar protein FlaG yields the protein MIQNISLEGGSGKLNSLLTDKIDDVKEIFKNPVDEKTVKDEINDVNNKIKKDDGTYFEFSVHKPTNTIVVKIVDSRTNEVIDEIPPEKILDLVAGLWKIAGLFIDRKI from the coding sequence ATGATTCAAAATATATCATTAGAAGGAGGAAGTGGAAAGTTAAATAGCTTATTGACTGACAAGATTGATGACGTTAAAGAGATTTTCAAAAATCCTGTCGATGAGAAAACTGTAAAAGACGAAATAAACGACGTCAACAATAAAATCAAGAAAGATGATGGTACATATTTTGAATTTTCTGTACACAAGCCTACAAATACAATAGTGGTGAAAATTGTAGATAGCAGGACAAACGAGGTTATCGACGAGATCCCGCCAGAAAAAATATTGGATTTGGTGGCGGGATTGTGGAAAATAGCAGGGCTTTTTATCGATAGAAAAATTTAG
- a CDS encoding aspartyl-phosphate phosphatase Spo0E family protein, with protein sequence MAKIIKEHYYKNDSVEEKIKLLKKELNKNIVDMAKALEISQELDKLIVEYMSCQKSVK encoded by the coding sequence ATGGCAAAGATCATAAAGGAACATTACTATAAAAATGATTCAGTGGAGGAGAAGATAAAGCTATTGAAGAAAGAGCTTAATAAAAACATAGTCGACATGGCAAAAGCCCTTGAGATAAGTCAAGAATTAGATAAGCTTATTGTAGAATACATGTCTTGCCAAAAAAGCGTCAAATAA
- a CDS encoding putative DNA modification/repair radical SAM protein, translating to MDLLEKIRILADAAKYDVSCSSSGSDRENKNGGIGNASFYGICHSWSEDGRCISLLKILFTNICIYDCSYCVNRCSNDVERALFTPEELADITINFYRRNYIEGLFLSSAVYKSPDYTMELLIKTVKKLREEYNFNGYIHLKAIPGADVNLIRMAGLYADRMSVNIELPSERSLKLLAPQKTKESIIKPMSFIHNQLLEKSESKKLMRHTYKFVPAGQTTQLIIGATPESDRTILKLSENLYKYYDLKRVYYSAYIPVSDDSNISKVTSPPLLREHRLYQADWLLRYYNFKADELLTEEEPNFDVSLDPKINWAMKNLNLFPVEVNTADYNMLLRVPGIGVRTAKRIVSARKASSLNYDSLKKLGVVLKRAKYFITCNGKYYGECEIEKDKIKNKLTTNKNRILDGQLSIFDVNNTLKNLPIIV from the coding sequence ATGGACCTTCTTGAAAAGATAAGGATATTGGCTGATGCAGCAAAATACGATGTATCATGCTCATCCAGCGGAAGCGATAGAGAAAACAAAAATGGCGGAATAGGAAATGCATCCTTCTATGGTATATGCCACAGTTGGTCTGAAGACGGCAGGTGCATATCCCTTCTAAAAATACTTTTTACAAATATCTGCATCTACGACTGCTCATATTGTGTAAATAGATGTTCAAATGACGTAGAGAGAGCATTATTCACACCTGAGGAGCTTGCTGACATTACGATAAATTTTTACCGCAGAAATTACATAGAAGGATTGTTCTTAAGCTCGGCTGTATACAAAAGCCCTGACTACACGATGGAGCTTCTCATTAAGACTGTCAAAAAACTGAGGGAGGAATACAATTTTAACGGATACATACACTTAAAGGCTATTCCCGGTGCAGATGTAAATCTCATTAGAATGGCTGGTCTTTACGCAGATCGCATGAGCGTAAATATCGAGCTTCCTTCGGAGAGATCTTTAAAACTATTGGCGCCTCAAAAGACAAAAGAATCAATAATAAAGCCAATGAGTTTCATACACAATCAATTGTTGGAAAAAAGTGAGTCAAAAAAGCTGATGCGCCACACGTATAAATTTGTGCCCGCAGGGCAAACGACACAGCTTATCATAGGCGCAACACCAGAAAGCGACAGGACCATATTAAAATTGTCAGAAAATCTGTATAAATATTATGACCTTAAAAGAGTGTATTACTCTGCTTACATTCCCGTTTCTGATGACAGCAATATTTCTAAAGTAACATCGCCACCTCTTTTGAGGGAGCACCGCTTGTATCAAGCTGATTGGCTTTTAAGGTACTACAATTTCAAGGCTGATGAATTGCTGACTGAAGAAGAGCCAAATTTTGATGTATCATTGGACCCGAAAATCAACTGGGCAATGAAAAATCTAAACCTATTTCCTGTTGAAGTTAACACTGCAGACTACAATATGCTTCTCAGAGTACCGGGAATCGGTGTCAGAACAGCCAAGCGGATAGTCTCAGCAAGAAAAGCATCTTCTCTAAACTATGATTCACTTAAAAAGCTTGGAGTTGTATTAAAAAGAGCAAAGTATTTTATAACATGCAATGGAAAGTACTACGGTGAATGCGAAATAGAAAAAGACAAAATAAAAAACAAACTAACTACCAATAAGAATCGCATTTTAGATGGACAGCTTAGCATATTCGACGTCAATAATACATTAAAAAATTTGCCGATAATTGTATAG
- a CDS encoding TIGR03915 family putative DNA repair protein — protein sequence MVNYIFDGSFDGLMTVVYESYYRHQHPNDIFSEVNHQINFLGHDVFVSTDIDKSNKVQNAIATKISKEALRNIYYVYLSELDSSYMLIYKYIRLGFKIGKKIDYFIQNDIVHEVTKLSRRVKHEAYKMIELIRFKEVKKGLFIAKIHPDYNVLPVIMPHFAERFQDQYFIIHDQKRNLSAVYDKKAWIITDIPLENISNMKETKDYEILWKMYHKSISIEERKNLRLQRQHMPKKYWDMLTEKQ from the coding sequence ATGGTAAACTACATATTCGACGGGTCGTTTGATGGCCTCATGACTGTTGTATACGAATCATATTACCGTCATCAACATCCCAATGATATTTTTTCTGAAGTCAATCATCAGATAAACTTTCTTGGACATGATGTATTCGTATCAACAGATATAGATAAATCCAATAAAGTACAAAATGCCATTGCAACAAAAATATCAAAAGAAGCACTCAGAAATATTTACTACGTTTATCTGTCAGAGTTGGACTCGTCGTACATGCTGATATATAAATATATTAGATTAGGTTTTAAGATAGGCAAAAAAATAGACTACTTCATTCAAAATGACATAGTCCATGAAGTGACAAAATTAAGCCGTAGAGTAAAACATGAAGCGTACAAAATGATCGAATTAATCAGATTTAAAGAAGTCAAAAAAGGGTTGTTTATTGCCAAGATACATCCAGACTACAACGTACTGCCTGTCATAATGCCCCACTTTGCTGAAAGGTTTCAAGATCAGTATTTCATAATACACGACCAAAAAAGGAACTTATCGGCAGTATATGATAAAAAAGCATGGATAATCACCGACATACCTCTTGAAAATATATCCAATATGAAAGAAACCAAAGACTACGAAATCCTATGGAAAATGTATCATAAAAGCATCTCTATAGAAGAAAGAAAAAACTTAAGGCTTCAAAGACAACACATGCCTAAAAAATACTGGGATATGCTTACAGAAAAGCAATAG
- a CDS encoding SH3 domain-containing protein, translated as MFHIIPGTKSEMLDAEYWLKKIPDADCLIMAENDIMKFNQEIVGKCDSVYDLRSYRDSLTYDELLSLIKEYKLPEKKMYFRNGEAVKRDFYNYISDNLNITEIKEVNSVQYGITIRKTFLRSFPTDIAVYSRKGDIEFDRFQETSCQALEPVLVLHESKDKKWYFVQMYNYRGWVKATDIAIAKNKEEVFDYLDTDDFIVVTGNRVRTQSNPYDDDVSEIQFDMGTRVPLEKDMPDTIGNQSTYGNYVVKLPSMDDEGNLIFKYGLISIKEDVYWGYVPYTRANILNQAFKLIGDRYEWGDSFNGRDCSSFIMYIYKTFGFRLPRNADEQERCPGIVHQFSDGLSLDGRIKVFDKIKPGAALYMPGHAMMYVGMDGGVPYIIHDFTGYAERNGDKYDFIPVNEVMVTSSLLPASNGIPFIERFSSAIQFEM; from the coding sequence GTGTTCCATATTATACCGGGTACAAAGTCTGAGATGCTTGATGCCGAATACTGGTTAAAAAAAATACCCGATGCTGATTGCCTTATAATGGCGGAAAATGATATTATGAAGTTTAATCAAGAGATTGTGGGAAAATGCGATAGCGTCTATGATTTAAGAAGCTATAGGGATAGTCTTACTTACGATGAATTGCTGTCTTTGATAAAGGAGTATAAATTACCAGAAAAAAAGATGTATTTTAGAAATGGTGAAGCAGTGAAAAGGGATTTTTACAATTATATATCTGATAATTTGAATATCACTGAAATAAAAGAAGTCAATTCCGTACAGTACGGCATCACTATAAGAAAGACATTTCTTAGAAGTTTTCCTACAGATATAGCGGTGTACAGCAGAAAAGGTGATATCGAATTTGATAGATTTCAAGAGACATCGTGTCAAGCATTAGAGCCTGTTTTGGTACTTCACGAAAGTAAAGATAAAAAGTGGTATTTTGTACAGATGTACAACTACAGAGGATGGGTTAAGGCTACTGATATAGCAATTGCAAAAAATAAAGAGGAAGTATTTGACTATCTCGACACAGATGATTTCATAGTTGTTACAGGAAATCGCGTAAGGACGCAGTCAAACCCATACGATGATGACGTATCTGAAATTCAGTTTGACATGGGGACGAGAGTACCATTGGAAAAGGATATGCCTGATACTATAGGTAATCAATCTACTTATGGCAATTATGTTGTCAAACTGCCTTCAATGGACGATGAAGGCAACCTGATTTTTAAATATGGCCTTATATCGATAAAAGAAGATGTTTATTGGGGCTATGTACCATACACGAGGGCAAACATATTAAATCAGGCGTTTAAACTTATTGGCGATAGATATGAATGGGGAGATAGCTTCAATGGTAGGGATTGCTCCAGCTTTATCATGTACATCTACAAGACATTTGGGTTTAGACTACCCAGAAATGCTGATGAGCAAGAAAGATGTCCCGGAATAGTACATCAGTTTTCTGATGGATTATCATTAGATGGGAGAATAAAGGTTTTTGATAAGATTAAGCCTGGTGCAGCTTTATATATGCCGGGTCATGCCATGATGTACGTTGGAATGGATGGTGGAGTACCATACATCATACATGACTTTACTGGATATGCAGAGAGAAACGGTGACAAGTATGACTTTATACCAGTTAATGAAGTCATGGTCACATCATCACTTCTACCTGCATCAAATGGCATACCATTTATAGAGAGATTTTCTTCTGCCATTCAGTTTGAGATGTAG